The nucleotide window ACTCGTTTGTGGAATTATGGAGCATAGACCAAACGGATTTCAAATCGATTACAAGCAATGGAGCACCTAGTTCCTAAATTTTGAGACACTTACAACACTTCTTCTTTCAAACGTTGGGACAGTAGTGTTTTTAACTGTTAAAACAGTCGGAATTTTAGTTAGACCATCTGCGACGTTATTAGATTGATCATGCCACTTAAGAGGCATAAAAACTTGATTGCTGTTTTGCCATGGCACAAGAGACGAGAAACTATACATGTCTTCATGTGACAGCGCAGTACAAATAACATAAGGCAATTTTGAATAAATTGCAAATGCGATAATTCCACCTGATTGATATTGAAAATAAAAATCACTATTTTGTAAAAGCAAAATATCTCCAAGAAAGGAATTTGAAAAATCTTTTGAGAAAGAACAGGCTAAATTGTTTTCTTTAGCAACTTTACGGAAATATTTACACCCATTAAAGTCTGAAATCATTAGCACTGAATGGTCTGGGAAGTATTTATTTAATTCAACAACTGTTTCTATAAATTCAGAATCTTTGGTGTTTCTATCTTCTCGTCGTATTGTACAGTATCGACAATGAAATGTTATGTATGGTTTAGATGGACATGATTTCAGCAATTCAGGTTCTAAATTATTTTTGTTTATAAGAAATCTGTCTATATTTGTTGACTTACTTTTTTCAAAAAGATGGTTCATTAAATTAAAGCATAATGGATAAATTGGCTCTTTTGCAAGTATCTTTTTCAAAAATACAAAATAATCATTATTTTCTTTACTAGTCATTTGAATGAACACATCATTCCACTTACAAAGTTTTACTCTTGATACTGATTCAGGCAAATAAGCTTTTGCAATATTCAACTGATCTTTTAAAAAAGTTTCTTTTTCATCAGTATTTAAAGGACGTCCCTCGACATCTCGATATGAGGCAGAATCAACAATAAAGAAATTAACATAGACTTCATGAGACAAGAAATACCGTCCCAACATTACAACTTTAAAATATTCACCATATGCGGGAGGAGAAGTTGAATTATCAAATACGACTGAAACCCTATCGATTGATTTATTTTCAAGAGCATTTAATATAGATTTCGCTTCTTGCTTTTCTATCTTTCTCTTTCGATAGATATCATACTTGCGGCGAATATTTTTGATTGACAATGCTCTCACCAAAGACGCCAATTTGCGTATCAAAGGCAAGATCATCATGCGTCCAATACCAAGCGGCAAACGGTTTAAACCATTTTTAAAATTTTCACGAAATGACTGTAAAAAATTAGTATTAATCACATTCACCTTCCAATTCCAGCATCGGGCGGCCAACGTCGCCCCGCTCCAGGTCAGCAAGCGCTTTATTGACTTCATCAAGTGGATAACGATTTGTAATTAATTTTTCCAACGGCAGGCACCCTTGGCGATAAAATTCAGCAAAACGCGGAATATCCTCATCCGAATTCGACTCGCCGCCCCAACTCCCTCGTATCTGTTTACCCGAAATCAAATCATGCGGTTCCAGACAAATTTTTTCTCCCGAGGGAGGATGGCTGGCAAATACGCACAATCCGCCGTTTTTTCGTACGCTATTAAACGCACTCTCGATGGTTGAGGTTTGACCCGCCGCTTCAACCGCGTAATCAACTCCGTCAGCGCCGACAATCTCTCGAATACGGGCCGGGGCGTCTTCCTCGAGGGCGTTGATGGTATGAGTCGCGCCGAACGCTTTGGCCAGTTCCAATTTACTGGCTTGTGCGTCTACCGCAATCAATAGCGATACGCCGCTTAGTTTTGCAGCCATTACAGCGCTCAGACCGATTCCACCGACGCCCCAAACAACCATTCGGCTGTTTGGTTTAGGACGGACGGAATTCAATACGATACCAGCGCCCGTCAACACCGCGCAGCCAAACAAGGCGGCAATGTCTAATGGAATGTCATCTTCAATTTTCACGCAACGGTTTTCGGAAACGACCGTTGAATCACTAAACGTGGTAATCGCGCCTGCGTTGATCGCCTGTTCTCCGTTTCGATAAATGCTTCCTCCGCTGTCGATTCCGCTGCCTTTGATCCACGTCAAAACAACACGGTCGCCGGGTTGAACCTTTGTCACGCCTTCGCCGATTTCAACAACTACACCAGCGCCTTCATGCCCGAGTAAATGCGGGAGGTAACGGTCAGTTCCCCGTTTGCCTTGCGCCTCCATCAACTGGCTGTGGCAAACACCGCTATATGCGACATCGACTAGAAGTTGCCCCGGTTTGAGTGCAGGAATTTCGATCTCTTCAATGCGAAGCGGTTGATTGAGTTCGTATAAAACAGCAGCGCGGGTTTTCATGGTTGTGTTTGCTCCGGCATGTCTATCTGACAACGACCAGCAGCCACATCTGCCCGGGCTTGCTCTAAGCGTTCCGGCGAGTCAATGGCGCAGCGATACCCCGTGAGAGGAAAACCATACAAGCGCCCGGTATCGACTAATTTTGAAAAAACGTCCCGGGGAAAATCACAGGGCTGGTTCACTGGGACATGAGAAAGAACTTCACGGTCACAAAGGCAAATGGCGGAATTCACCCAATGCCATTCAATATGTTTGTATGCGTCTTCGCCTGGTCGTTCTAGAAAGCCCGTAATGCGATTGGAATCATCCAGGCTGACAATGCTGTTAGAGCGCTTTCGTTGATGAAGAAGCAATGTCGCCAAAGCGCCGCGTTCACGGTGAAACGCAAGCATCGCAGTCAGGTTTTG belongs to Candidatus Hinthialibacter antarcticus and includes:
- a CDS encoding zinc-binding dehydrogenase, whose protein sequence is MKTRAAVLYELNQPLRIEEIEIPALKPGQLLVDVAYSGVCHSQLMEAQGKRGTDRYLPHLLGHEGAGVVVEIGEGVTKVQPGDRVVLTWIKGSGIDSGGSIYRNGEQAINAGAITTFSDSTVVSENRCVKIEDDIPLDIAALFGCAVLTGAGIVLNSVRPKPNSRMVVWGVGGIGLSAVMAAKLSGVSLLIAVDAQASKLELAKAFGATHTINALEEDAPARIREIVGADGVDYAVEAAGQTSTIESAFNSVRKNGGLCVFASHPPSGEKICLEPHDLISGKQIRGSWGGESNSDEDIPRFAEFYRQGCLPLEKLITNRYPLDEVNKALADLERGDVGRPMLELEGECD
- a CDS encoding nucleotidyltransferase family protein yields the protein MDTGCNIRTIVLCAGYGTRLGGLTHETPKPMLDIQNRPLLEYLLTHLARHGFREIAVNLHFMPEQIQNYFGDGERCGVQIVYSQEDELLGTAGGAKKMETFLGESDSFLVQYGDILTDQNLTAMLAFHRERGALATLLLHQRKRSNSIVSLDDSNRITGFLERPGEDAYKHIEWHWVNSAICLCDREVLSHVPVNQPCDFPRDVFSKLVDTGRLYGFPLTGYRCAIDSPERLEQARADVAAGRCQIDMPEQTQP